In one bacterium genomic region, the following are encoded:
- the rimP gene encoding ribosome maturation factor RimP, which translates to MPESTAHSALLARLTETATKVAEFYGVELLELTHHPGKHQTVRLVIDKRGGVTLDDCAAVSRRLSADLDIEDVVPGRYTLEVSSPGLDRPLKTPADFRRKMGESVTLKYKDDEGKRKTAKGIIARVGEESVTIGTTAYPWERVVEAKVII; encoded by the coding sequence ATGCCGGAGAGCACGGCCCATAGCGCCCTGCTGGCGCGTTTGACGGAAACGGCAACGAAGGTCGCCGAGTTCTATGGGGTAGAATTGCTCGAGTTGACCCACCATCCGGGCAAGCATCAGACCGTGCGCCTGGTGATCGACAAGCGCGGGGGCGTGACCCTCGATGACTGCGCGGCGGTGTCGCGCCGGCTGTCGGCCGATCTGGACATTGAAGACGTCGTGCCGGGGCGGTACACCCTGGAAGTGTCTTCCCCCGGGCTGGACCGGCCGCTTAAGACCCCGGCCGATTTCCGGCGCAAGATGGGCGAGAGTGTGACGTTGAAATACAAGGACGACGAAGGAAAGCGCAAAACCGCCAAGGGCATCATCGCCCGCGTCGGCGAGGAGTCTGTCACCATCGGCACCACGGCGTATCCGTGGGAGCGGGTGGTGGAGGCGAAGGTGATCATCTAG